Proteins encoded in a region of the Pseudothermotoga elfii DSM 9442 = NBRC 107921 genome:
- a CDS encoding glycosyltransferase: MKVQLCEKSVEEYRKIIGDKVDEIKESAKNLTGLKVVNVNATAFGGGVAEILQNLVPLMRSVGIDAEWHAIEASNDFFNITKKFHNTLQGASIEITDEEWEFYQSVCEKNKNIVDEKADIVVIHDPQPAAIKIFSKARAKWIWRCHIDLSTPNEAVWNKFSRYVENYDKLVFHLKEYFPKEMAGRCVAFPPSIDPLSEKNIHLDDEFSRKLLKTLGIDVNKPLITVVARFDPWKDLFSAIDVYRLVKKSIPEVQLAIVSAMASDDPEGWIFFEKVARYAGTDKDIFFCTNLNGVGNREVNAIQRMSTVALHTATREGFGLVISEALYKMVPVVARPVGGIKIQISHGKNGYLAWNVEDLAEFVRKLIEDEELRKTMGENGRKTVIEKFIITVNLANYIKLFNEVLR, encoded by the coding sequence ATGAAGGTTCAGTTGTGTGAGAAAAGTGTAGAAGAATACAGAAAAATTATAGGTGATAAAGTAGATGAAATTAAAGAATCCGCTAAGAATTTGACCGGTCTGAAAGTTGTGAATGTCAATGCCACGGCATTTGGTGGCGGTGTGGCTGAAATATTACAGAACCTTGTGCCGCTTATGAGATCTGTGGGTATAGATGCAGAATGGCATGCTATAGAAGCTTCCAATGATTTTTTCAATATAACGAAAAAATTTCACAATACCCTTCAGGGAGCATCCATTGAGATAACTGATGAAGAGTGGGAATTTTACCAGAGCGTGTGTGAGAAGAACAAAAATATTGTGGACGAAAAAGCTGATATTGTAGTCATACATGACCCACAGCCGGCTGCTATAAAGATTTTTTCAAAAGCAAGAGCAAAATGGATCTGGAGATGTCATATCGATTTATCGACACCGAATGAGGCTGTGTGGAACAAATTCAGTAGATATGTGGAAAATTACGATAAACTTGTTTTCCATTTAAAAGAATATTTTCCTAAGGAAATGGCTGGCAGGTGTGTTGCTTTTCCTCCAAGCATAGATCCGCTGAGTGAAAAAAATATTCATCTGGATGATGAATTTTCAAGAAAACTTTTAAAAACACTGGGCATAGATGTAAACAAACCTCTGATAACTGTTGTTGCCCGATTTGATCCCTGGAAAGATTTATTTTCAGCAATTGACGTTTATAGACTGGTCAAGAAATCTATTCCTGAGGTTCAGCTTGCAATAGTGTCAGCCATGGCAAGTGACGATCCGGAAGGATGGATCTTTTTTGAAAAAGTTGCAAGATATGCTGGCACAGATAAAGATATATTTTTCTGCACTAATCTGAATGGTGTTGGTAATAGAGAGGTTAACGCAATACAAAGAATGAGCACTGTTGCCCTGCATACCGCAACAAGAGAGGGATTCGGGCTTGTTATAAGTGAAGCTCTTTACAAAATGGTTCCTGTTGTTGCGAGGCCTGTTGGTGGCATAAAAATACAGATATCTCATGGCAAAAATGGATATCTTGCATGGAACGTTGAAGATCTGGCAGAATTTGTGAGAAAATTGATAGAGGATGAAGAGCTCAGAAAAACAATGG
- a CDS encoding carbohydrate ABC transporter permease: protein MNKKVLWTVVGWIIGLIWIIPFIGVLMTATRPLDELLNGWWNFDSFHPTLNNFVGAWNHPTASLKQGMMNSLIVAIPATFIPLILATMAGYGFSRYRFRFRKSLFALVVITLALPQQTIAVPIFQLMNWLNLIDSYSGLIIVHTAWGIPWITFFMRNFFVTIPRAMEEAARIDGANDITIFFRVVLPMALPAVGSAFALQFSWVWSDFFLALILIYSPDKLLATQRIPLMRGVYHVDWGLLSSAAIIVMVVPILIYLLLQRYYIKGMVGWSLK, encoded by the coding sequence ATGAATAAAAAAGTTCTCTGGACAGTAGTTGGATGGATAATAGGTTTGATCTGGATAATTCCCTTCATAGGTGTTCTGATGACAGCTACACGCCCGCTTGATGAATTGCTTAATGGCTGGTGGAATTTTGATTCATTTCATCCAACGTTGAATAACTTTGTGGGCGCCTGGAATCATCCAACTGCTTCACTGAAACAGGGCATGATGAATTCTCTCATTGTTGCCATTCCGGCAACTTTTATTCCTCTGATACTTGCAACTATGGCTGGATACGGATTTTCACGCTACAGATTTCGATTTAGAAAATCTTTGTTTGCGCTCGTTGTTATAACACTTGCTCTTCCTCAGCAAACGATAGCTGTTCCAATTTTTCAGCTTATGAACTGGTTAAATTTGATAGACAGTTACTCAGGGCTAATAATAGTACACACTGCCTGGGGTATACCATGGATCACATTTTTTATGAGAAACTTTTTTGTCACCATACCAAGAGCCATGGAAGAAGCTGCACGTATAGATGGCGCGAACGATATAACCATATTTTTCAGAGTAGTTCTTCCGATGGCACTTCCTGCTGTGGGCTCAGCTTTTGCATTACAATTTTCATGGGTCTGGAGCGATTTCTTTCTGGCGTTGATACTCATATATTCTCCTGATAAATTGTTAGCGACGCAGAGAATACCTCTTATGAGAGGGGTTTACCATGTAGACTGGGGGCTTTTATCTTCCGCGGCGATAATAGTTATGGTAGTTCCAATACTTATCTATCTGTTGTTACAGAGATACTATATAAAAGGAATGGTTGGCTGGTCACTGAAATAA
- a CDS encoding carbohydrate ABC transporter permease: MKAKKRYVLFFVMPAILMLLVFVVYPVVRTVVLSFFNSDGDFVGLKNYFQVLSSREIVDLEGFSRGFPLGALIHNLLWIAIHLPLVLILGLVLAVLLRNVRGGFIIKSIIFLGMVMPMIVGGVMINFIFDRNLGIVNGVLGLFKIQGKTWTAYPNTALLSLIFGSVWLWTGFSVVLYSAGLETIPKDYYEAAQLDGASAWKVFTNITVPLLKPITVVVTTMTLLWELKVFDIVYVATMGGPGGASNVLALQMYTYAFRALDFNRSAVVAVILTLSTLAVSLSLLKSVRDDQS, translated from the coding sequence ATGAAGGCGAAAAAAAGATATGTTTTGTTTTTTGTGATGCCTGCTATTTTGATGCTGCTTGTTTTTGTAGTATATCCGGTTGTAAGAACTGTGGTCCTGAGTTTTTTTAATTCGGACGGAGATTTTGTTGGATTGAAAAATTATTTTCAGGTTCTTTCAAGTCGTGAAATAGTTGATTTAGAGGGTTTTTCCCGGGGATTTCCCCTGGGAGCCCTTATTCACAATTTACTATGGATAGCAATTCATCTGCCTCTTGTTTTGATTCTCGGTCTGGTACTTGCAGTGCTTTTGAGAAATGTCAGAGGTGGATTTATTATAAAATCGATTATTTTTCTTGGAATGGTTATGCCAATGATTGTTGGTGGTGTGATGATAAATTTTATTTTCGATAGAAATCTTGGTATAGTGAACGGTGTTCTTGGGTTGTTCAAAATTCAGGGTAAGACGTGGACTGCATATCCAAACACAGCTCTTTTATCTCTTATATTTGGATCAGTGTGGTTGTGGACAGGTTTTTCAGTTGTGCTTTATTCGGCTGGTTTAGAAACAATTCCAAAAGATTATTATGAAGCCGCTCAACTCGATGGTGCTTCTGCTTGGAAAGTATTCACGAATATAACAGTACCTTTACTTAAACCAATTACTGTGGTTGTAACTACAATGACCTTATTGTGGGAACTGAAAGTGTTCGATATCGTCTATGTTGCTACTATGGGAGGTCCAGGAGGGGCTTCAAATGTTTTGGCATTGCAAATGTACACATATGCTTTTAGAGCACTTGATTTCAACAGATCTGCTGTTGTCGCCGTGATATTGACTCTTTCAACGCTTGCAGTTAGTTTGTCTTTGCTTAAATCTGTGAGGGATGATCAATCATGA
- a CDS encoding ABC transporter substrate-binding protein — MKKWIVFSALLYVVILGAATLTVIGPWSGAEMDAFVSVLQEFEKQTGIDVEYKIYRAEDLANLLPAQFAAKRAPGDVIFMWASFIREYGQKGHIMPLTDVLNEANYLPGSLDAVKVGKELYGAAYTGKVKPGFWYRKSFFEKNGLQPPRTWDEFISLLEKIKKIPGIKAPIASGDGVGWPLSDVTEHFLVTFGGPELQYDLIEGNIRWDSNIVMNAMNKLTYLLDKKYFGEPTEWTLVLKQWWAGDYALYFMGSWITGMVDDPNDLGVFSLPGAKGVVFGADYAFVPKYTQHSEEAKKLIAWLCGPEGQAFQVKQGGHIATAKGIDLSNYPPVDREVAKIIEGITALPDLDDSIGGEFQPAFWDQLKLLWVQPGRINDVIRTLQDKAPKK; from the coding sequence ATGAAAAAGTGGATAGTTTTTTCTGCTTTGCTATATGTGGTAATCTTGGGCGCTGCAACGCTTACCGTAATTGGCCCTTGGTCAGGCGCCGAGATGGATGCATTTGTGTCTGTGCTTCAGGAATTTGAGAAACAAACCGGTATTGATGTGGAGTACAAAATCTATCGAGCGGAAGATCTTGCAAATTTGTTGCCGGCACAGTTTGCTGCAAAAAGGGCTCCTGGAGATGTTATTTTCATGTGGGCAAGCTTTATAAGAGAATATGGACAGAAAGGTCATATAATGCCATTGACAGATGTCCTGAACGAAGCAAATTATTTACCTGGCTCACTTGATGCTGTGAAAGTTGGAAAAGAACTCTATGGGGCAGCCTACACCGGAAAGGTCAAACCAGGATTCTGGTATAGAAAATCGTTCTTCGAGAAAAATGGCTTGCAACCGCCGAGAACATGGGACGAATTCATCAGCTTGCTCGAAAAGATCAAAAAAATACCTGGAATAAAGGCTCCGATAGCAAGTGGTGACGGTGTTGGGTGGCCACTGTCTGATGTAACAGAGCATTTCCTTGTAACTTTTGGAGGTCCTGAGCTTCAATATGATTTGATCGAGGGAAACATACGATGGGATAGCAATATAGTTATGAATGCAATGAACAAATTGACGTATTTACTCGATAAAAAATACTTTGGTGAACCGACAGAATGGACACTTGTACTGAAACAGTGGTGGGCAGGAGATTATGCGCTGTACTTTATGGGTAGCTGGATAACCGGTATGGTAGATGATCCCAACGATCTCGGAGTTTTTTCGCTGCCCGGTGCAAAGGGAGTTGTATTTGGTGCAGATTATGCATTCGTACCCAAGTACACCCAGCATTCAGAAGAAGCCAAGAAACTCATTGCATGGCTATGCGGCCCAGAAGGTCAGGCTTTCCAGGTAAAACAGGGTGGACATATCGCGACAGCAAAAGGTATAGATTTGTCCAACTATCCTCCTGTTGATAGAGAAGTGGCTAAGATAATAGAAGGCATAACTGCTTTACCAGACCTGGATGATTCGATTGGTGGAGAATTCCAACCTGCATTCTGGGATCAGTTGAAATTGCTATGGGTACAACCGGGCAGGATAAACGATGTAATAAGAACTTTGCAGGATAAAGCACCGAAAAAGTGA
- a CDS encoding cupin domain-containing protein gives MKIGNRENVSPQKFFEGKVVKRILIGEKDGAPGFTMRLFTLQPGASTPYHNHSWEHEVFVLEGKLKIRSKDGEEVIESGSFVFVEPDEEHQFVNIDDRPSSFICVVPNYGEQ, from the coding sequence TTGAAAATAGGTAATCGTGAAAATGTTAGTCCACAAAAATTTTTTGAGGGGAAAGTTGTTAAAAGAATTTTGATTGGGGAAAAGGATGGTGCGCCCGGTTTCACAATGAGATTGTTCACACTTCAGCCCGGTGCGTCTACACCTTATCATAATCACAGTTGGGAACATGAAGTTTTTGTTTTAGAGGGAAAATTGAAGATTAGATCCAAGGATGGAGAAGAAGTAATAGAAAGTGGAAGTTTTGTTTTTGTAGAACCTGATGAAGAACATCAGTTTGTCAACATAGATGACAGACCATCATCGTTTATATGTGTCGTACCAAATTATGGCGAACAATGA
- a CDS encoding methyl-accepting chemotaxis protein translates to MKKIRSKMLLWFLLPIIMFCGIIAFVVYTNVSSSTISMSRTTAEKIVILGSKVVSEWLMRITDRIKVLAEKKVIANVAIEGAEDLFVSYSEGVARTVDGKEVDISKEEFFKQIFSGNDLVISEPVFSPFSGKPSFIVAAAFKDYQGQVLGLYGAVVPLETLAKMVNEIQITKESFSIILSSNGTVMIHPERDKVLKANFLKSDNEKLISIAEKMVSGESGYGEFVENGEKRYIFFAPIEASRGWSLGVNVSEREIFSNARKLNFIVILLFLILIAVIVVVVFFTSTSVSNPIKNLAEAVNKFGQGKLSVNFASSSRDEIGQIAHELQKMSEALRGVVGDIFKTSENIGDYAQSLKQTSVDLDALGKIFQTQMKVVRQAVESSQQSLKEFITGVQEIVSSAQNIASASQELSAKSSQMSGAAKEGEKALNSVVSLSEDSKNRAEFTVSVVEELSNSVKDINEIVNAINLIAEQTNLLALNAAIEAARAGEAGKGFAVVADEIRKLAEQSKAATERISQMLTDIHHKTVKARDVTQQTMDAVDKMAQQSILAREFLISILERIGQLAAMIDGLAANAQQQSASSEEMNNAIATVRDSIDEIIKSTEETIKILKQQIEINQKVGNVSSKLFDVSNELKELVSRFEM, encoded by the coding sequence ATGAAAAAAATTCGCTCTAAAATGTTGCTGTGGTTTTTATTGCCCATTATTATGTTTTGTGGCATCATAGCATTTGTTGTATATACAAATGTCTCGAGCTCAACGATCTCTATGTCTCGAACAACGGCCGAAAAAATCGTGATTCTTGGCAGCAAAGTAGTATCTGAATGGCTGATGAGAATCACTGATAGAATCAAGGTTCTTGCGGAGAAAAAAGTTATAGCTAATGTGGCCATTGAAGGTGCGGAAGATCTGTTTGTTTCATATTCTGAAGGTGTGGCTCGCACGGTAGATGGAAAAGAAGTAGATATAAGCAAAGAGGAGTTTTTCAAGCAGATATTTTCCGGGAATGATCTGGTGATAAGCGAACCTGTATTTTCTCCATTTTCTGGAAAACCGTCATTTATTGTTGCAGCCGCGTTTAAGGATTATCAAGGTCAAGTTTTAGGTTTATACGGAGCGGTTGTTCCACTCGAAACTCTGGCAAAGATGGTAAATGAAATTCAAATAACCAAGGAAAGTTTTTCCATAATTCTGAGTTCAAACGGAACAGTCATGATTCATCCAGAGAGAGACAAAGTGCTGAAGGCGAATTTTTTGAAATCTGACAATGAAAAATTGATTAGTATTGCTGAGAAAATGGTTTCTGGTGAATCAGGCTATGGAGAATTTGTGGAAAATGGAGAAAAAAGATACATTTTTTTTGCGCCCATAGAGGCTTCACGAGGCTGGTCCTTAGGAGTGAATGTCTCTGAAAGGGAGATATTCAGCAATGCGAGAAAACTCAATTTTATAGTAATATTGCTCTTTCTTATTTTGATAGCTGTTATAGTAGTAGTTGTGTTTTTTACATCGACATCGGTTTCCAATCCTATCAAAAATCTTGCCGAAGCTGTTAATAAATTTGGCCAAGGGAAATTATCGGTGAACTTTGCTTCAAGTAGTAGAGATGAAATAGGCCAAATAGCTCATGAACTTCAAAAAATGTCTGAAGCATTAAGAGGGGTTGTTGGAGATATTTTCAAAACTTCGGAAAATATAGGCGATTATGCCCAATCTTTGAAGCAAACTTCAGTAGATCTTGATGCCCTTGGGAAAATCTTTCAAACGCAAATGAAGGTTGTTCGACAAGCAGTTGAGAGTTCTCAGCAATCATTAAAGGAGTTTATCACAGGTGTTCAGGAGATAGTCTCAAGCGCACAGAATATTGCCAGTGCCTCTCAGGAACTTTCGGCAAAATCTTCGCAAATGAGTGGCGCAGCAAAAGAGGGAGAAAAAGCTCTGAATTCAGTTGTCTCTCTGTCAGAAGACTCTAAGAATAGAGCAGAGTTCACAGTTTCTGTTGTAGAAGAGTTATCAAACAGTGTAAAGGATATAAATGAAATAGTAAATGCAATCAACTTGATTGCCGAGCAAACAAATCTTCTTGCATTGAACGCGGCTATAGAGGCTGCAAGGGCTGGTGAGGCTGGTAAAGGATTTGCTGTTGTAGCAGATGAGATAAGGAAACTTGCAGAACAAAGTAAAGCTGCTACAGAAAGAATAAGCCAGATGCTCACTGATATACACCATAAAACTGTTAAAGCCAGAGATGTGACACAACAAACGATGGATGCTGTTGATAAGATGGCACAGCAATCAATTCTGGCAAGAGAATTTTTGATAAGTATACTTGAGCGAATAGGACAATTAGCAGCTATGATTGATGGCCTCGCTGCAAATGCGCAACAACAGAGTGCTTCATCTGAGGAAATGAATAATGCTATCGCAACGGTAAGAGATTCTATTGATGAAATAATAAAAAGCACGGAAGAGACGATAAAAATATTGAAACAACAAATTGAGATAAATCAAAAGGTTGGTAATGTGAGTTCTAAGTTATTCGATGTCTCAAATGAATTGAAAGAGCTTGTTAGCAGGTTTGAAATGTAA
- the leuS gene encoding leucine--tRNA ligase, producing MPRYEPQEIESKWQKFWEKEGLFKTPQHSDLPKYYMLVMFPYPSGTLHVGHVKNYVIGDAVARYKRMRAYNVLHPFGYDAFGLPAENAAIERKIHPKDWTLNNINIIRRQIKKLGISYDWSREVITCLESYYKWTEWIFLKLYEAGLAYKKKAAVNWCPKCMTSLANEQVKDGRCERCDTPVTIKHLEQWFFKITDYAERLLKDLDKLTGWPEHVKTMQRNWIGESKGAKISFKVEESEMNIEVFTTRPDTLWGVTFMVLAPESDLVNHITLSELKGELEKFLNYVGQQDRHKRGSADVEKEGFFTGRYAINPVSGERIPIYVANYVLMEYGTGAVMGVPAHDQRDYEFAVKYNLPIKEVIKPSEDIPKNRAYDGPGIMVNSGPLNGTVVPEGIERVIQWLEERGIAKRSVQYKLRDWLISRQRYWGAPIPIVYCEKCGMVPVPEKSLPVQLPYDVEFLPTGQSPLMLNDEFRKTSCPKCGGPALRDADTMDTFVDSSWYFLRYVNPDRDDVPFVKEDVDHWLPVDQYVGGVEHAVLHLLYSRFITKVLHDLGYLSFDEPFENLFTQGMIYKDGAKMSKSKGNVVSPDEMIDRYGADTLRMYILFMGPPERDAEWNDAGIEGVYRFIRRAWSLMDQIISLPDNQNQVFAEEEKHLRRKLHMSLRKVTQDMEGGFKFNTVVSSLMELVNDAYDYIDNLPQHRWNMKLLKELAKNFVLMISPFAPHFAEELWQRMGYSSSVMKEKWPEYDPDALVVEEVEIAIQVNGKLRDKVKIPVDATEDQIKEIALKSEKVRKYISDEPKKIIYVPKRLLNIIF from the coding sequence GTGCCGAGATATGAACCTCAAGAGATAGAAAGCAAATGGCAGAAATTTTGGGAAAAAGAAGGTTTGTTTAAAACACCTCAACATTCTGATCTACCGAAATACTACATGCTCGTGATGTTCCCATATCCATCTGGTACGCTTCATGTGGGTCATGTGAAAAATTACGTTATAGGTGATGCAGTTGCGCGCTACAAAAGAATGCGCGCCTACAACGTGTTGCATCCGTTTGGTTACGACGCCTTTGGGTTACCCGCAGAGAATGCCGCAATCGAGCGAAAAATCCATCCAAAAGATTGGACTTTGAACAATATAAATATCATAAGAAGACAGATAAAGAAACTTGGTATCAGTTATGACTGGAGCAGGGAAGTCATAACCTGTTTGGAATCTTACTACAAATGGACCGAATGGATCTTTTTGAAATTATATGAAGCCGGGCTTGCCTATAAGAAAAAAGCGGCGGTGAACTGGTGTCCAAAGTGCATGACATCACTTGCAAATGAGCAGGTAAAAGACGGAAGATGTGAACGGTGTGATACACCGGTTACCATAAAGCATCTTGAACAATGGTTTTTCAAGATAACAGACTATGCAGAGAGACTTTTGAAAGATCTGGATAAGCTTACTGGGTGGCCAGAACATGTAAAAACAATGCAGAGAAACTGGATTGGCGAGAGCAAGGGAGCAAAAATTTCGTTCAAAGTTGAAGAATCAGAGATGAATATAGAGGTTTTCACCACGAGGCCTGATACACTCTGGGGTGTAACTTTTATGGTACTTGCACCCGAATCTGATCTTGTTAATCACATAACGCTTTCAGAATTAAAAGGGGAACTTGAGAAATTTCTGAATTATGTCGGGCAACAGGATAGACATAAAAGAGGCTCAGCGGATGTTGAAAAAGAGGGATTTTTTACGGGAAGGTACGCGATCAACCCGGTTAGCGGTGAAAGAATTCCAATATACGTTGCAAATTATGTTTTGATGGAATACGGTACAGGGGCTGTGATGGGTGTTCCTGCTCATGATCAGAGAGATTACGAGTTTGCTGTTAAGTACAATTTGCCTATAAAAGAAGTTATAAAGCCATCCGAGGATATTCCAAAAAATAGGGCTTATGATGGCCCGGGGATTATGGTTAACAGTGGTCCACTGAATGGTACTGTTGTGCCTGAAGGTATAGAAAGAGTTATCCAATGGCTTGAAGAAAGGGGCATAGCGAAAAGATCTGTACAGTACAAATTAAGGGACTGGCTTATTTCAAGGCAACGGTACTGGGGGGCTCCTATTCCAATTGTCTATTGTGAAAAATGTGGGATGGTACCTGTCCCAGAGAAATCTCTCCCAGTTCAATTACCTTACGATGTTGAGTTTCTTCCAACGGGTCAGTCGCCTCTAATGCTGAACGATGAATTTAGAAAAACTTCATGCCCAAAATGTGGTGGTCCCGCTCTCAGAGATGCTGACACGATGGATACTTTTGTTGATTCTTCATGGTATTTCCTGAGATATGTTAACCCAGATCGGGATGATGTGCCTTTCGTGAAAGAAGATGTCGATCACTGGTTGCCTGTTGATCAATATGTTGGTGGTGTGGAACATGCTGTTTTGCATTTGCTTTATTCAAGATTCATAACGAAAGTGCTCCATGATCTTGGATACCTGAGTTTCGATGAACCGTTTGAAAATCTCTTTACTCAGGGGATGATATATAAAGACGGCGCCAAGATGTCTAAGAGTAAAGGTAATGTTGTCTCACCTGATGAAATGATTGACAGGTACGGAGCTGATACTCTCAGAATGTATATCCTTTTTATGGGACCACCTGAGAGAGATGCAGAATGGAATGATGCAGGAATAGAAGGTGTATATAGATTTATAAGGAGAGCTTGGTCCCTTATGGATCAGATAATATCTCTACCAGATAATCAGAATCAGGTGTTTGCGGAAGAAGAGAAACATCTTCGCAGAAAACTCCATATGTCCCTGAGAAAAGTTACCCAGGATATGGAGGGAGGATTCAAATTTAACACAGTTGTCAGTAGCTTGATGGAGCTGGTGAACGATGCTTATGATTACATAGACAACTTACCGCAACATCGGTGGAATATGAAGTTGTTGAAAGAACTTGCTAAAAATTTTGTGCTTATGATATCTCCCTTTGCACCCCATTTTGCTGAGGAGCTCTGGCAAAGAATGGGCTATAGCTCGTCAGTAATGAAAGAAAAATGGCCTGAATATGATCCGGATGCACTTGTTGTCGAAGAAGTTGAAATAGCAATCCAGGTAAATGGAAAACTGAGAGATAAAGTGAAGATTCCTGTAGATGCTACAGAAGATCAGATAAAAGAAATCGCGTTAAAGAGTGAAAAAGTTCGAAAGTATATCAGCGATGAGCCAAAAAAAATAATTTATGTTCCAAAAAGATTGTTGAACATAATTTTTTAA
- a CDS encoding family 20 glycosylhydrolase, with amino-acid sequence MIPVPKRFSLIKEAFEFPEKGKIFASSHIFNLANLLKETLLKDGKHYSITTYNTEKANIKLLIDPNVIVNSQGYRIKILGSKISLIASSQQGLFYAIQSMRQLIRQYNYRLPSMIIEDEPDFANRGFMLDISRDRIPTIDTLKWLIDILAELKYNQFQLYTEHTFAYENHEQIWKEYSPLTAEEILELDKYCKERFIELVPNQNSFGHLSKWLKYDRYKHLAECPDGFITPWGEKYGPFSLSPAVPESIEFMENLFDELLPNFTSKKINIGGDETFDLGLGRSKQLCEELGKGKVYLNFLLSIYNIVRKHGKTMMFWGDIIKNYPELVDHLPDDVVSLIWGYEKDHPFQNECRLFAEKGVTFYVCPGTSTWNSFTGRINNAIENIQNAIVNGKKYNAAGFLLTDWGDNGHHQHIPFSIIGISYAASLGWNISGKPSVNDLLKDIDLHILKTDKPVSQYIYSLGNLYKYSSIEVPNASPYFLSLLFPERVSKSKRIFLVKENEIEKAINDAQEIIEQLSTIKSNHQEKLIDQIINDAKLAILGMKMLLFIKKYSDISNIPDEEWKLFTKEFKETVKEFEKIWNIVNRQGGLKQSVEKLTRIIRARK; translated from the coding sequence ATGATTCCAGTTCCAAAAAGGTTTTCTCTGATCAAAGAGGCCTTTGAATTCCCAGAAAAGGGAAAAATTTTTGCCTCATCACACATATTCAATTTGGCAAATTTGCTGAAGGAAACGCTTTTAAAAGATGGTAAACACTACTCTATAACGACCTATAACACAGAAAAAGCAAACATAAAACTTTTAATTGATCCAAATGTTATTGTAAACTCGCAGGGCTACAGGATAAAGATTCTTGGGTCTAAAATATCATTAATAGCCAGCTCTCAACAAGGATTGTTCTATGCTATTCAATCCATGCGTCAGCTTATAAGGCAGTATAACTACAGATTACCATCGATGATTATCGAAGACGAGCCAGACTTTGCCAATCGTGGGTTCATGCTTGATATAAGCAGAGACAGAATACCAACGATAGACACGTTAAAATGGTTGATCGATATCCTTGCAGAATTAAAATACAATCAATTTCAGCTTTATACAGAACATACGTTTGCTTATGAAAATCATGAGCAGATATGGAAAGAGTATTCTCCTCTCACTGCAGAAGAAATATTGGAGCTTGACAAATACTGCAAAGAAAGATTCATCGAACTTGTTCCAAATCAAAACTCTTTTGGCCATCTTAGTAAATGGCTCAAGTACGATCGGTACAAACATCTCGCTGAGTGCCCGGATGGGTTCATAACACCTTGGGGAGAAAAGTACGGTCCATTTTCACTCTCACCTGCTGTGCCAGAATCAATAGAGTTCATGGAAAATCTTTTTGATGAACTTTTGCCAAATTTCACTTCCAAAAAAATAAATATCGGTGGAGACGAAACTTTCGACCTTGGGCTTGGTCGTTCAAAGCAACTGTGTGAAGAGCTTGGAAAAGGCAAGGTATATTTGAATTTCCTGCTTTCTATATACAATATCGTTAGAAAACATGGTAAAACGATGATGTTTTGGGGAGATATCATAAAGAATTACCCGGAACTTGTCGATCATCTTCCAGATGACGTTGTTTCTCTTATCTGGGGGTATGAAAAAGACCATCCATTCCAGAATGAATGCAGGTTGTTTGCAGAAAAAGGTGTAACATTCTATGTTTGCCCCGGAACTTCAACATGGAACTCATTTACTGGCAGGATCAACAATGCCATAGAGAATATACAGAACGCCATAGTAAATGGAAAGAAGTATAACGCGGCGGGCTTTTTATTAACAGATTGGGGAGACAACGGCCATCATCAGCATATACCTTTTTCAATAATTGGCATAAGCTACGCGGCATCACTTGGCTGGAATATATCTGGGAAACCCTCAGTAAATGATCTGTTAAAAGATATAGATCTTCACATTTTGAAAACCGACAAACCTGTCTCACAATATATTTATTCACTTGGAAACCTATACAAATATTCGAGCATAGAAGTACCAAACGCAAGTCCATACTTTTTATCACTATTATTTCCTGAAAGAGTCTCAAAATCGAAGCGGATATTTCTTGTAAAAGAAAACGAGATTGAGAAAGCTATAAATGATGCTCAAGAAATTATCGAACAACTCTCAACCATCAAAAGCAACCATCAGGAGAAATTGATAGATCAAATTATTAACGACGCAAAACTGGCTATACTTGGTATGAAAATGCTTCTTTTTATAAAAAAATACAGCGATATATCAAATATTCCGGATGAAGAATGGAAGCTTTTCACTAAAGAATTCAAAGAAACTGTTAAAGAATTTGAGAAAATCTGGAATATAGTCAACAGACAGGGCGGTTTGAAACAAAGCGTGGAAAAACTAACCAGAATAATACGTGCAAGAAAGTAA